The Besnoitia besnoiti strain Bb-Ger1 chromosome Unknown contig00138, whole genome shotgun sequence genome has a segment encoding these proteins:
- a CDS encoding uncharacterized protein (encoded by transcript BESB_024760), giving the protein MTFTLVVAFLMLVCTEYLGLSLYINDNAFGNGLFILTGIHFSHVIVGAILVFFTQSIYSSLVTYMPTSSIMLSKSKVFNI; this is encoded by the coding sequence atgacattcactttggtagtcgccttcttaatgttagtctgtacggaatacttaggactatctctttatattaatgataatgcatttggtaatggacttttcatcttaactggtatacattttagccatgttattgttggagctatccttgtattcttcactcaaagtatctatagttctttagttacttacatgcctacaagctctataatgctaagcaaatctaaag